In Paenibacillus dendritiformis, the DNA window ATCGTGAAAGTGCAGAGCCAGTTTTTTGGCATCAAAACGCTTTAATAGACTATTCAATACCTCTTGCACCTGCTTCGGATTGGCAATTCCGATCGTATCCCCGAGAGACAACTCGCCAATCCCCATTTCGAACAACGTTTCCGCTACCCGGATCACGTCATCGACGGACACGGGCCCCTCATAGGGACAACCGAAGACGGTGGACACATAACCGCGGACTGACTTTCCGGCTGCAAGGGCTTCTTGCGCCACTTCACTTAGAATGGGAAAGGTAGCGCGAATCGGCTTGTTGATGTTCCTTTGATTATGAGTTTCGCTCGCAGACATAAAGACGGCCGCTTCATCCACATCGGCTTCCAGCGCTCGCTCCAGACCTTGACGGTTCGGAACGAGAGCCGAATAAAGGATGCCGGGCATTCGTTCAATTCCTCTCGCCACTTCAGCGGCATCGGCCAGCGCCGGAATCCACTTGGGATTTACAAACGAAGTGATTTCAACCGATGGGATACCGGTGCCGGACAATTGGTTGATCCAAGCGATTTTATCCTCTGTCGACACAAAGACCTTCTCATTCTGTAATCCATCCCTTGGACCAACCTCTTTGATCGTCACACTCGCCGGCCAGTTCATCTCCCCAACCCCCAGCATACGTTTAATCCAGCTCGATCAATAGATCTCCTTCATTTACAAAGTCGCCTTCGCTCACGAGTACTTCTTTTACCGTCCCGCCGGAACCGGCGGTAATCGTGATCTCCATTTTCATCGATTCCAACACGGCCACGTTTTGTCCCGCTTCGACTTGATCCCCAGGCTTGACAAGGAGTTGATACACATTCCCCGCCATAACCGCCGCTATTTTGCTCATCTCATATAACCTCCTGTTCTACGAATAGCCTTTCGGTAACTCGCCAGGCCCTATCCGATCAAGTCATGTCTTCTCCATTAAATAGTTCGCAACGAACCCCGTTGTCGTATCGCCTGAACGGAATGCGGGATGCGCGATGACTTCTTGCAGCATCGGGATGTTTGTTTTGATGCCCTCAACCTGATAAGCGGCCAGCGCCTGTTGAAGCCGGTCAATCGCTTCGTCGCGATCCTTCCCTTTGACGATGAGTTTCGCAATCATCGGATCATAGAAAGGAGTGACCATGGAACCGTCATGTACAGCCAACTCATGGCGGATTCCGTCTCCTTCAGGTACAGCCAACTTCGTAATCACTCCCGGAGATGGGAAGAACGTCTTCGGATCCTCCGCATAAATCCGCACTTCAATCGCATGACCGTCGCGTGTCACATCGGATTGACCAAAATTCAAGGAATGTCCGGCCGCAATCCGCAATTGCTCCGCAACCAAGTCCAAGCCGGTAATCTCTTCTGTAATCGTATGCTCCACCTGCAGACGAGTATTCATTTCAAGGAAATAGAAGTTTTTATTCCCGTCGACTAAAAACTCGATCGTTCCTGCATTCCGGTATCCGATGGATTGAGCCGCCCTTACCGCCGCTTCTCCCATTTTGCTTCTCGTGAGTTCATCCAAGTAGGCGGAAGGGGCTTCCTCCACTACTTTTTGATGACGGCGTTGAATGGAACATTCCCGTTCCCCTAAGTGGACGGTATTCCCATAGGAATCGGCCAAAATCTGAATTTCGATGTGCCGGGGATTTTCCACGACCTTCTCGATATACATGGCCCCGTCTCCGAAGAAATCAGAGGCTCGTTTCTGGTTCCCTTCAAATGCTTGCTTCATTTCCGATTCGTTAGCCACGATCTGCATGCCGATCCCGCCGCCGCCGGCCGAAGCCTTGAGCATGACCGGATAGCCGATACGATGGGCTGCCCGTGCTGCATCTTCCGCATCCGCTAATGGATAGGACATGCCGGGGACGACAGGCACACCCGCTTTTTCCATGATATTCCGGGATTCAATTTTACTGCCCATGCGGGAGATGACATCCGCGGATGGACCGATGAATACGATTCCCGCCTCCTCACAGCGGCGGGCAAATTCGGCATTTTCCGAGAGAAGCCCGTAGCCGGGGTGAATCGCATCCGCTTTTGAAAGACGGGCGATTTCTAAAATTTTATCGATTTTCAAGTAGCTGTCTGTTACTCTGGGATTTCCGACCTCGTAGGCCTCATCCGCCATTTTGACATGAGGTGCTTCCTTATCCACTTTCGAATATATGCTGACGGTGGCAATGCCCAGCGATTGGCAAGTACGGATCACTCGAGCCGCAATCTCCCCCCGGTTCGCGATTAGAATCTTCTTGAACATAGCACCAACCCCCTTTAACAGCCGATCTGGCGTGCAATCACCATTCGTTGCACTTCCGAAGTTCCTTCCCCGATCTCCAACAGCTTGGCGTCCCGGAAAAACCGCTCCACCTGGTAGTCCTTCATATAACCATAACCGCCATGGATCTGAACGGCCTGATCGCATGCCTTCATACAGATTTCCGAAGCAAATAATTTGGCCATCGCCGCTTCCTTCTTGAATTTTCTTCCTTGATCCTTAAGCCATGCCGCTTTATACACCATGTTGCGGGCAAGTTCAATATTCATGGCCATATCGGCCAGTTTGAACTGGATAGCTTGAAAGGATGATAAGCTGTGGCCAAATTGTTTTCTTACTTTGGCATATTGGAGTGATTTTTCATAAGCCCCTTGCGCGATCCCGACCGCCATGGCCCCGATCCCGATTCTCCCTCCGTCAAGCGTAGCTAAAAACTGCTTATATCCATGTCCTTCTTTCCCCAGCAGATTTTCCTTGGGAACGTTTACATTTTCCAGAATCAACTCCGTCGTATTCGACGCGTGAAGGCCCATCTTTTCATAATTGCTAAGGACCGTAAATCCTGTCGCATCGGTAGGCACGATAAACGCGCTGATTCCATCCGTCCCTTTGGAGCGATCCGTTACGGCCGTGAGCGCCAGGCTTTTGGCGTAGCTTGCATTGGTAATAAAACATTTGGAACCGGAAATGATCCACTGATCCCCATCCAGCTTCGCTGTCGTTCGGGTTCCGCCTGCATCGGATCCGGCATTCGGTTCCGTCAGCCCGAACGCCCCCAGGTATTCTCCGGTACACAGGGGGGTTAAGTATTTCTCCTTTTGCTCGTGCGTTCCGAATAAATGGATAGGCGCCCCGCCTAACGAAATATGGGCCGAATAGGTGATGCCCGTGGAGGCGCACACCCGGCTTAATTCTTCGACAGCAATAGCAAAGCTTATCGTATCTGCTCCCCCGCCGCCGTATTGTTCGGGAAAAGGCAGCCCCATGACTCCCAGCTTCGTTAATTTATCGAAGACCTCCTCCGGAAATTGTTTCGTGCGATCCCGTTCATCTGCACCCGGGGCCACCTCGCCTTCCGCAAAATCACGCATCGTCTTCTTTATGAGCGCTTGCTCCTCGGTTAAATCAAAATGCACGATTTCATCGCCCCTTTCCTTTACTCGAGTCCGGTGCCGGTATCCGCGCCATAACCTTCCAACTTTTCTTTGACTCTCTGCAGGAAGCGGCCGCACACCAGACCGTCCAACACCCGGTGATCGAGAGAAAGACAGATGTTCATCATATCGCGGACCATAATCTGGTTATCCAATACGATCGGGCGTTTTACGATGGCTTCGACAGTCAAAATGGCCACTTGCGGAGGATTGATGATCGGGGCTGACAGAACGGAGCCGAAAGAGCCTGTGTTATTGACGGTAAACGTTCCGCCGGTCGTATCCTCGGCCGTTAACCTGCCCTCTCTCGTCTTTTTGGCCAATTCATTCACTGCTTTGGCAAGAGCGGAAATGCTCTTTTGGTCGGCGTCCTTAATGACGGGAACGAATAACTCTTGATCGGTTGCAACGGCAATCGAGATATGAACCGCTTTTTTGACGATAATGCGATCATCTGCCCACTGCGAATTTAAGATCGGGAATTCCTTCAAGGCTTCGGCAACCGACTTGATAAAGAACGGCAAATAAGTTAAAGGGATGCCTTCTTTTTGCTGAAATTCCTCTTTGATCCGGTCGCGGTAACGCGCCAGATTGGTGACATTGCATTCCATCATAAGCCAGGCGTGTGGGATCTCCCGCTTGCTTTCCGCCATTCGTTTGGCAATCGTTTTGCGGATGGCGGTAACCGGGACCGTCTCGTCGTCTGGATGCAGCGGAGAATGGGCGGCAGACGGGTCATCAACCGGCCTCTTTCCTTGCACAATCTCCAAGATGTCTTTTCTGGTAATGCGTCCGCCAGCGCCTGATCCTTCGATACGGGAAAGATCAAGGTTGTTTTCTTGCGCCAGCTTAAGCACGGCCGGCGAATACCGTTGGTCCACGGCTGCTTGTGCCGCCGCGTTATCGGCTCCCTGAGCTTGAGCGGCAGGCTTCGCTTCAACCGGCGTGCTCGCTTCCTCTTCAGCCGCAATATAGCAAATGAGAGTTCCTACCGCCACCGTCTCGCCTTCTTCGACGACAATGTCGGATATCGTGCCGCTCACGGTAGAAGGAACCTCTGCGGTAACTTTATCGGTAATCACTTCGCATACGGGATCGTATTTTTGGACTTTGTCTCCGATGTTTACGAGCCACTTGGAGATGGTTCCTTCCGTCACACTTTCCCCTAACTGAGGCATAACGATCTTCTCAGCCATATTCTCCTCCCGTTCCGATCATAATTGGACCAATTCTTTCATGGCCTGATATACTTTATCCGGATTGAGCATGAAGAATTTCTCCATCGGCGAACTATACGGCATGGCGGGGACGTCCGGGCTGCACAGGCGCCTGATCGGAGCATCCAATTCAAAAAGGCATTCCTCCGCCAGCACAGCCGCTACTTCAGCCCCAACGCCTCCCTCTTTATTGTCTTCATGAACAATGAGCACTTTGCCGGTTTTGCGGGCAGCCTCCACAATCGATTCCTTATCCAGAGGATAGAGGGTGCGCAGGTCCAGAATGTGAGCGCTGTACCCTTCTTGGGAAAGTTTCTCTGCGGCTTCCAACGCGAAATGCAAGGCAAGTCCGTAAGAAATAACCGTGATGTCTTCTCCTTGCCGCTTAATATCCGCCTTCCCGATGGGAACAATGTAGTCCGAGGACGGCACTTCGCCTTTGATCAATCGGTAGCATCGCTTATGTTCGAAGAAAAGGACCGGATCTTCATCGCGAATGGCCGCTTTTAACAGTCCTTTGGCATCATATGGAGTGGAAGGCGTGACCACTTTTAGGCCGGGAATATTGCAGAACATGGCTTCGACGCATTGGGAATGATAGAGGGCGCCGCGAACTCCGCCTCCATAAGGAGCGCGAAAGACCACAGGACAGTTCCAGTCTCCGTTCGAGCGGTATCTCATCTTGGCTGCTTCATTCACGATTTGGTTGACGGCAGGCATGATATACTCGGCAAACTGAATCTCCGCCACAGGCCGCAATCCATAAGCGGCTGCCCCGACCGACACACCGGCAATGGCCGCTTCCGACAGCGGCGCATCGAGAACCCTTTGTTCTCCAAATTCCTCAATGAACCCCTGTGTAACCCGAAACACTCCTCCGCGTACGCCGACGTCTTCTCCTAGCACAAACACCCTTTTATCTCGCTGCATTTCCTCCCGAAGAGCTTGGGTCACGGCATCAAGATAAGAAATTACGGCCATTTCTCACTCCCCCTATTCTGCATAAACGTGCTTCAGGGCATCTTCCGGAGCCGAATCCGGAGCATTTTCCGCATATTCCGTGGCCGCATCGACTTCCATGAGCAGCCGGTCATGGATTTCCTTCTCTGCAGGTTCATCTAATAGCCCCAAATCTTTAAGATAATTGCTGAAGGTTATGAGCGGATCCTTCCTCTTGGCTTCTTCCACTTCTGCACGGGAACGGTAGGTTCGATCATCGTCGTCGCTGGAATGAGGAACCAAACGATAGACGACCGCCTCGATAAGCGTTGGCCCTTCTCCTCTTCTTGCCCGATCGGCCGCCTCTTTCGTGACCCTATATACTTCCAAGGGATCATTGCCATCGACACTGATGCCGGGAAACCCGTAACCTTTTGCCCGATCCGCGATACTTTCACAAGCCGCCTGCTTGGAAAAGGGAACAGAGATGGCATACTTGTTATTCTCGCAGAAGAAAATGACAGGAAGCTTGTGCACCCCCGCGAAGTTCGCCGCTTCGTGAAACTCTCCTTGATTGCTGCCCCCGTCGCCAAAGGCCGTTAACGCGACAAGCTTTTCTCCCTGCATTCTTCCAGAGAAAGCGATTCCAACAGCGTGCGGCACTTGACTCGATACGACACTCGACCCCGAAAGAATATTCCGTCTTTTACTCCCGTAATGCCCCGGCATTTGACGTCCTCCGCTGTTGGGATCTCCCGCCTTGGCAAATGCGGAAAGCATCAATTCATTGGCCGTCATCCCGAAAACAATGGCCATCCCCATGTCCCGATAATAGGGACACAGAAAATCTGTCGTTGGATCCAACGCATAAGCCGCTCCAATCTGCGCTGCTTCATGACCTTGGCAAGACACGAGAAAAGGGATCTTTCCCGCACGATTCAGAATCCACATCCGTTCATCTACTTTTCGGGCCAACACCATATTCCGATACATTTCAAGGACTTGCTGATCCGATAAT includes these proteins:
- a CDS encoding hydroxymethylglutaryl-CoA lyase, whose translation is MNWPASVTIKEVGPRDGLQNEKVFVSTEDKIAWINQLSGTGIPSVEITSFVNPKWIPALADAAEVARGIERMPGILYSALVPNRQGLERALEADVDEAAVFMSASETHNQRNINKPIRATFPILSEVAQEALAAGKSVRGYVSTVFGCPYEGPVSVDDVIRVAETLFEMGIGELSLGDTIGIANPKQVQEVLNSLLKRFDAKKLALHFHDTRGTALANILVSMDMGITTFDSSVGGLGGCPYAPGASGNVATEDLLYMLDAMGIHTGVNREKLLSAARFIQEKIGRELPSRNLQAGSIL
- a CDS encoding acyl-CoA dehydrogenase translates to MHFDLTEEQALIKKTMRDFAEGEVAPGADERDRTKQFPEEVFDKLTKLGVMGLPFPEQYGGGGADTISFAIAVEELSRVCASTGITYSAHISLGGAPIHLFGTHEQKEKYLTPLCTGEYLGAFGLTEPNAGSDAGGTRTTAKLDGDQWIISGSKCFITNASYAKSLALTAVTDRSKGTDGISAFIVPTDATGFTVLSNYEKMGLHASNTTELILENVNVPKENLLGKEGHGYKQFLATLDGGRIGIGAMAVGIAQGAYEKSLQYAKVRKQFGHSLSSFQAIQFKLADMAMNIELARNMVYKAAWLKDQGRKFKKEAAMAKLFASEICMKACDQAVQIHGGYGYMKDYQVERFFRDAKLLEIGEGTSEVQRMVIARQIGC
- a CDS encoding acetyl-CoA carboxylase biotin carboxyl carrier protein subunit, which produces MSKIAAVMAGNVYQLLVKPGDQVEAGQNVAVLESMKMEITITAGSGGTVKEVLVSEGDFVNEGDLLIELD
- a CDS encoding dihydrolipoamide acetyltransferase family protein; the protein is MAEKIVMPQLGESVTEGTISKWLVNIGDKVQKYDPVCEVITDKVTAEVPSTVSGTISDIVVEEGETVAVGTLICYIAAEEEASTPVEAKPAAQAQGADNAAAQAAVDQRYSPAVLKLAQENNLDLSRIEGSGAGGRITRKDILEIVQGKRPVDDPSAAHSPLHPDDETVPVTAIRKTIAKRMAESKREIPHAWLMMECNVTNLARYRDRIKEEFQQKEGIPLTYLPFFIKSVAEALKEFPILNSQWADDRIIVKKAVHISIAVATDQELFVPVIKDADQKSISALAKAVNELAKKTREGRLTAEDTTGGTFTVNNTGSFGSVLSAPIINPPQVAILTVEAIVKRPIVLDNQIMVRDMMNICLSLDHRVLDGLVCGRFLQRVKEKLEGYGADTGTGLE
- a CDS encoding alpha-ketoacid dehydrogenase subunit beta; amino-acid sequence: MAVISYLDAVTQALREEMQRDKRVFVLGEDVGVRGGVFRVTQGFIEEFGEQRVLDAPLSEAAIAGVSVGAAAYGLRPVAEIQFAEYIMPAVNQIVNEAAKMRYRSNGDWNCPVVFRAPYGGGVRGALYHSQCVEAMFCNIPGLKVVTPSTPYDAKGLLKAAIRDEDPVLFFEHKRCYRLIKGEVPSSDYIVPIGKADIKRQGEDITVISYGLALHFALEAAEKLSQEGYSAHILDLRTLYPLDKESIVEAARKTGKVLIVHEDNKEGGVGAEVAAVLAEECLFELDAPIRRLCSPDVPAMPYSSPMEKFFMLNPDKVYQAMKELVQL
- a CDS encoding acetyl-CoA carboxylase biotin carboxylase subunit; this encodes MFKKILIANRGEIAARVIRTCQSLGIATVSIYSKVDKEAPHVKMADEAYEVGNPRVTDSYLKIDKILEIARLSKADAIHPGYGLLSENAEFARRCEEAGIVFIGPSADVISRMGSKIESRNIMEKAGVPVVPGMSYPLADAEDAARAAHRIGYPVMLKASAGGGGIGMQIVANESEMKQAFEGNQKRASDFFGDGAMYIEKVVENPRHIEIQILADSYGNTVHLGERECSIQRRHQKVVEEAPSAYLDELTRSKMGEAAVRAAQSIGYRNAGTIEFLVDGNKNFYFLEMNTRLQVEHTITEEITGLDLVAEQLRIAAGHSLNFGQSDVTRDGHAIEVRIYAEDPKTFFPSPGVITKLAVPEGDGIRHELAVHDGSMVTPFYDPMIAKLIVKGKDRDEAIDRLQQALAAYQVEGIKTNIPMLQEVIAHPAFRSGDTTTGFVANYLMEKT
- a CDS encoding thiamine pyrophosphate-dependent dehydrogenase E1 component subunit alpha, translating into MNKTGHGQAENRHQALGLSDQQVLEMYRNMVLARKVDERMWILNRAGKIPFLVSCQGHEAAQIGAAYALDPTTDFLCPYYRDMGMAIVFGMTANELMLSAFAKAGDPNSGGRQMPGHYGSKRRNILSGSSVVSSQVPHAVGIAFSGRMQGEKLVALTAFGDGGSNQGEFHEAANFAGVHKLPVIFFCENNKYAISVPFSKQAACESIADRAKGYGFPGISVDGNDPLEVYRVTKEAADRARRGEGPTLIEAVVYRLVPHSSDDDDRTYRSRAEVEEAKRKDPLITFSNYLKDLGLLDEPAEKEIHDRLLMEVDAATEYAENAPDSAPEDALKHVYAE